One region of Camelina sativa cultivar DH55 chromosome 6, Cs, whole genome shotgun sequence genomic DNA includes:
- the LOC104790477 gene encoding uncharacterized protein LOC104790477 isoform X1, with product MAGIDTQKQFLSLIRDFTSERSRGEQRVVGLKKRIEVLQSEVEAANSEVEHAKRIKEVSEEELNGYEVELSLNDATIQSLEARIGLLQDEVSTIGSEIDALKNKEGLLRDQFISQMEELNKEIRLILIVCVFNVSADEYIELAWLGNREFQRTVESSLSNDDSTGVTATFEDGHGADSEAIKKMLSDVNSQLAKEEDGYLAEQKIQQQLQKELDEYEKKMSLMESITEKTNSVQVLAEQTSDNSIVS from the exons ATGGCGGGAATCGATACGCAGAAGCAGTTTCTCTCTCTGATCCGCGATTTCACCTCTGAACGATCTCGTGGAG AGCAAAGAGTTGTTGGATTGAAGAAACGGATCGAGGTTTTACAATCGGAAGTTGAAGCAGCGAATTCAGAAGTTGAGCATGCGAAGCGTATCAAAGAAGTCTCGGAAGAGGAGCTTAACGGATACGAAGTTGAATTGTCTTTGAACGATGCTACGATTCAATCTCTGGAG GCAAGGATTGGTCTTCTTCAGGATGAAGTTTCTACTATTGGGAGTGAGATTGATGCTCTTAAG AACAAGGAAGGATTACTCAG AGATCAGTTTATAAGCCAAATGGAAGAGCTGAACAAGGAAATAAGGTTAATTTTGATTGTCTgtgtttttaatgtttctgCTGATGAATACATCGAACTTGCTTGGTTGGGTAATAGGGAGTTCCAGAGAACAGTAGAATCAAGTTTGAGCAATGATGATAGTACTGGCGTAACAGCAA CTTTTGAGGATGGTCACGGAGCTGATTCAGAAGCTATAAAGAAGATGCTATCTGATGTAAATTCTCAATTAGCAAAAGAGGAAGACGGATACCTGGCTGAGCAGAAGATACAACAACAG CTGCAGAAGGAGCTTGATGAGTATGAGAAGAAAATGTCACTCATGGAGTCCAtaacagagaaaacaaattcagtTCAAGTTCTTGCTGA GCAGACATCTGATAACTCGATTGTCTCATAA
- the LOC104790477 gene encoding uncharacterized protein LOC104790477 isoform X3, producing MAGIDTQKQFLSLIRDFTSERSRGEQRVVGLKKRIEVLQSEVEAANSEVEHAKRIKEVSEEELNGYEVELSLNDATIQSLEARIGLLQDEVSTIGSEIDALKNKEGLLRDQFISQMEELNKEIREFQRTVESSLSNDDSTGVTATFEDGHGADSEAIKKMLSDVNSQLAKEEDGYLAEQKIQQQLQKELDEYEKKMSLMESITEKTNSVQVLAEQTSDNSIVS from the exons ATGGCGGGAATCGATACGCAGAAGCAGTTTCTCTCTCTGATCCGCGATTTCACCTCTGAACGATCTCGTGGAG AGCAAAGAGTTGTTGGATTGAAGAAACGGATCGAGGTTTTACAATCGGAAGTTGAAGCAGCGAATTCAGAAGTTGAGCATGCGAAGCGTATCAAAGAAGTCTCGGAAGAGGAGCTTAACGGATACGAAGTTGAATTGTCTTTGAACGATGCTACGATTCAATCTCTGGAG GCAAGGATTGGTCTTCTTCAGGATGAAGTTTCTACTATTGGGAGTGAGATTGATGCTCTTAAG AACAAGGAAGGATTACTCAG AGATCAGTTTATAAGCCAAATGGAAGAGCTGAACAAGGAAATAAG GGAGTTCCAGAGAACAGTAGAATCAAGTTTGAGCAATGATGATAGTACTGGCGTAACAGCAA CTTTTGAGGATGGTCACGGAGCTGATTCAGAAGCTATAAAGAAGATGCTATCTGATGTAAATTCTCAATTAGCAAAAGAGGAAGACGGATACCTGGCTGAGCAGAAGATACAACAACAG CTGCAGAAGGAGCTTGATGAGTATGAGAAGAAAATGTCACTCATGGAGTCCAtaacagagaaaacaaattcagtTCAAGTTCTTGCTGA GCAGACATCTGATAACTCGATTGTCTCATAA
- the LOC104790477 gene encoding uncharacterized protein LOC104790477 isoform X2 — MAGIDTQKQFLSLIRDFTSERSRGEQRVVGLKKRIEVLQSEVEAANSEVEHAKRIKEVSEEELNGYEVELSLNDATIQSLEARIGLLQDEVSTIGSEIDALKNKEGLLRDQFISQMEELNKEIRLILIVCVFNVSADEYIELAWLGNREFQRTVESSLSNDDSTGVTATFEDGHGADSEAIKKMLSDVNSQLAKEEDGYLAEQKIQQQLQKELDEYEKKMSLMESITEKTNSVQVLAEYP; from the exons ATGGCGGGAATCGATACGCAGAAGCAGTTTCTCTCTCTGATCCGCGATTTCACCTCTGAACGATCTCGTGGAG AGCAAAGAGTTGTTGGATTGAAGAAACGGATCGAGGTTTTACAATCGGAAGTTGAAGCAGCGAATTCAGAAGTTGAGCATGCGAAGCGTATCAAAGAAGTCTCGGAAGAGGAGCTTAACGGATACGAAGTTGAATTGTCTTTGAACGATGCTACGATTCAATCTCTGGAG GCAAGGATTGGTCTTCTTCAGGATGAAGTTTCTACTATTGGGAGTGAGATTGATGCTCTTAAG AACAAGGAAGGATTACTCAG AGATCAGTTTATAAGCCAAATGGAAGAGCTGAACAAGGAAATAAGGTTAATTTTGATTGTCTgtgtttttaatgtttctgCTGATGAATACATCGAACTTGCTTGGTTGGGTAATAGGGAGTTCCAGAGAACAGTAGAATCAAGTTTGAGCAATGATGATAGTACTGGCGTAACAGCAA CTTTTGAGGATGGTCACGGAGCTGATTCAGAAGCTATAAAGAAGATGCTATCTGATGTAAATTCTCAATTAGCAAAAGAGGAAGACGGATACCTGGCTGAGCAGAAGATACAACAACAG CTGCAGAAGGAGCTTGATGAGTATGAGAAGAAAATGTCACTCATGGAGTCCAtaacagagaaaacaaattcagtTCAAGTTCTTGCTGAATATCCTTAA